Proteins found in one Lepisosteus oculatus isolate fLepOcu1 chromosome 22, fLepOcu1.hap2, whole genome shotgun sequence genomic segment:
- the LOC138224516 gene encoding somatostatin receptor type 5-like, with product MITLNLTVPLAVEFENAADYFIIITNLIIATSSVLVSVAVVLGILCKKSLRTQNRFIFMLNTSISDTLSGFGSYYIGLFDVQEGYPSRNGTYYIVSTLLGVNIITILFAQVDRFLAVVYPYAYSRYITRTVVIEVCAFCWFYNYFFLMIQNLVTVDVAAKMNAYGILSLQAIILAKVLMNVKLYLIAKYQIAREPPGPERDSKKESLRLIIVVVVCFLALWTPYFYCTLLIEIIKSGYLFKNNANDPLAMMLRFTSTCTPGLYIWGSPALREAVLKTVLGIICPPLRKRIGPQSKSSCKLYGEIPSITKGN from the exons ATGATTACTCTGAACCTCACTGTGCCGTTAGCGGTTGAATTTGAAAATGCTGcagattatttcattattataacGAATCTAATAATTGCCACCAGTTCTGTTCTCGTGTCTGTCGCGGTTGTGTTGGGTATTCTTTGTAAAAAGTCGCTCCGAACACAAAACAGGTTTATTTTCATGCTGAACACCAGCATAAGTGACACACTATCTGGGTTTGGCAGCTATTATatcggactgtttgatgtgcaggagggctatccgtccaggaacggCACCTATTACATAGTGTCTACGTTACTgggtgtcaacattattacGATTTTGTTTGcacaggtggaccgattccttgcagtagtttatccttatgCTTACAGTCGTTATATAACTAGAACTGTAGTTATAGAAgtgtgtgctttctgttggttttacaactattttttcttaatgattcagaaCCTCGTTACCGTCGATGTAGccgcaaaaatgaacgcttatggtattTTGTCGCTTCAGGCAATAATACTCGCGAAAGTGCTGATGAACGTGAAACTGTACCTCATcgctaaataccagattgctcgtGAGCCGCCGGgtccagagagagacagcaagAAAGAGTCCCTGAGACTCATCATCGTGGTGGTAGTCTGCTTCCTGGCGCTCTGGACTCCTTACTTTTACTGCACTTTGTTGATTGAAATTATTAAATCTGGATATTTGTTCAAAAATAACGCCAACGACCCTCTGGCCATGATGTTACGATTCACTTCAACCTGTACCCCCGGACTGTACATCTGGGGGAGCCCCGCTCTCCGGGAGGCTGTGCTGAAGACGGTTTTGGGGATAATCTGTCCTCCACTGAGGAAAAG GATCGgcccacagtccaaaagcagCTGCAAACTGTATGGAGAAATACCGAGCATAACGAAGGGGAACTGA
- the LOC107079715 gene encoding allatostatin-A receptor-like yields MVSLNLTVPLAVDFTETADYFIFIANLLIATSSVLVAGSVVLGIIWNKTLRAQNRFIFMLNTSISDTLSGVGGYYIGLFDVQEGYPSRNGTYYIVPSLMGVNILTILFSQVDRFLAVAHPYAYNRFVTRTVVIEVCFFAWFYTYFMLTIQNLLTVDVAAKIRAYSTLTFQAIIVLKVLLNVKLYLIAKYQIAREPPGPERDSKKESLRLIIVVVVCFLALWTPRFYYIIVAQIIGSRYMFRNYASDPLSMMFRFTATCTPGLYIWGSPALREAVLKTVWGRVCPPPRKKARLRLRKKVQSIRRNTACDQGELKTAGTMF; encoded by the exons ATGGTGTCGCTGAACCTCACGGTGCCGTTAGCGGTGGACTTCACTGAAACTgcagattatttcatttttatagcaAATCTGCTAATTGCGACAAGTTCTGTTCTCGTGGCTGGCTCGGTTGTCTTGGGTATTATTTGGAATAAAACCCTCCGAGCACAAAACAGGTTTATTTTCATGCTGAACACCAGCATAAGCGACACACTGTCTGGGGTAGGTGGTTACTACatcggactgtttgatgtgcaggagggctatccgtccaggaatgGAACTTATTACATCGTGCCTTCGCTAATGGGTGTTAATATTCTTACGATCTTGTTTTcacaggtggaccgattccttgcagtagctCATCCTTATGCTTACAACCGTTTTGTAACTAGAactgtagttatagaagtttGTTTTTTCGCTTGGTTTTACACGTACTTCATGTTGACGATCCAGAACCTCCTTACTGTCGATGTGGCTGCGAAAATACGCGCTTACAGCACTTTGACATTCCAGGCAATTATAGTCCTGAAAGTGCTGTTGAACGTGAAACTGTACCTCATcgctaaataccagattgctcgtGAGCCGCCGGgtccagagagagacagcaagAAAGAGTCCCTGAGACTCATCATCGTGGTGGTAGTCTGCTTCCTGGCGCTCTGGACACCTCGCTTTTACTATATTATTGTGGCTCAAATTATTGGGTCCAGATACATGTTTAGAAACTACGCCAGCGACCCTCTTAGTATGATGTTTCGGTTCACTGCAACCTGTACCCCCGGACTGTACATCTGGGGGAGCCCCGCTCTCAGGGAGGCTGTGCTGAAGACAGTGTGGGGGAGAGTCTGTCCCCCACCGAGAAAAAAG GCTCGTCTCAGACTCCGCAAGAAAGTCCAATCAATACGAAGGAATACCGCGTGTGACCAAGGTGAACTGAAAACAGCAGGCACCATGTTTTAA
- the LOC138224517 gene encoding sphingosine 1-phosphate receptor 3-like translates to MISLNLTVPLAVDFNDAADYFIFITNLLIATSAVLVAGSVVLGIICKRSLRAQNRFIFMLNTSISDTLSGVGGYYIGLFHVQEGYPSSKDTYYIVPMLLSVNILTILFSQVDRFLAVAYPYVYNRFITRTVVIEVCFFAWFYTYLLLTILNLVTVETVTKIRAYSVLTLQAIIISKVLLNVKLYLIAKYQIAREPPGPERDSKKESLRLIIVVVVCFLALWTPRFYYIMVIQLTGSRYMFRNYASDPFSMMIRFTATSTPGLYIWGSPALREAVLKTVWGRICPPLRKR, encoded by the coding sequence ATGATTTCTCTGAACCTCACTGTGCCGTTAGCGGTGGACTTTAATGACGCTgcagattatttcatttttataaccaATCTACTAATCGCGACCAGTGCTGTTCTCGTGGCTGGCTCAGTGGTGTTGGGTATTATTTGTAAACGATCGCTACGAGCGCAGAACAGGTTTATTTTCATGCTGAACACCAGCATCAGTGACACTCTGTCTGGGGTAGGCGGTTACTACATCGGACTGTTTcatgtgcaggagggctatccgtccagtaAGGACACCTATTACATCGTACCTATGCTACTGAGTGTCAATATATTGACTATCTTGTTTTcacaggtggaccgattccttgcagtagctTATCCTTATGTTTACAATCGTTTTATAACTAGAACGGTAGTTATAGAAGTTTGCTTTTTCGCTTGGTTTTACACGTATTTACTGCTGACGATTCTGAACCTCGTTACGGTCGAAACGGTTACAAAAATACGTGCATATAGCGTTTTGACCTTGCAGGCTATAATAATCTCCAAAGTGCTGTTGAACGTGAAACTGTACCTCATcgctaaataccagattgctcgtGAGCCGCCGGgtccagagagagacagcaagAAAGAGTCCCTGAGACTCATCATCGTGGTGGTAGTCTGCTTCCTGGCGCTCTGGACTCCTCGCTTTTACTACATTATGGTGATTCAACTGACTGGCTCCAGATACATGTTTAGAAACTACGCCAGCGATCCTTTTAGCATGATGATAAGATTCACTGCAACTAGTACCCCCGGACTGTACATCTGGGGGAGCCCCGCTCTCAGGGAGGCTGTGCTGAAGACGGTGTGGGGGAGAATCTGTCCTCCACTGAGAAAAAGGTAA